The genomic region CGGAACGAATGGTTCACGAGCAGTTCCACGTCGGCGTCGTCACAGATGTCGATCATCTCCTCGGCGTCGGTCACCGAGGAGGCGATCGGCTTCTCGCACCAGACCACGTCCGGGTCGGCCGCAGACTGCGCGGCGTCGACGACGTGGTCGCGGTGCAGGAACGACGGCGTACACACAGACACAACGTCCAGATCCTCCGCCTCCAGCATCGCCTCGTGGCCGACGTACCGGCGCTCGGGCGAGATCTCCCAGGCCTCACCGAACGTGTCGAGCTTCTCCTCGTCGACGTCGGCGACTGCGACGAGCTCGACGCCCGCCGCCTCGTCGTACCCGCCGGCGTGGCTGGCGCGGATCTTCTCCTTTCCAATGGCTTCCTCGTCGTGCATCCCGAGGATGCCCATTCCGGCGATCCCGCCGGTGCCGATTATGCCCGCGCGATACGTCATCGTCGGACGAACTCGTTTTCGAGGGTGCCGACGCCCTCGACCTCCACCTCGACGACATCGCCGTCGGAGAGCGGGCCAACGCCGGCCGGCGTCCCGGTCGAGATCACGTCGCCCGGCTCCAGGGTCATGTACGCCGTGATCTCGGCGATCAGCTCCTCGACGCCGAAGATGAACTGGTCACGTCCGGAGTTCTGCTCGACTTCGCCGTTGACTCGGAGTTCGATGCCGGCGTCGTCGGGCACCTCGTCGGGCGTCGCCACGACCGGGCCGACCGGGGCGGCGTTGTCGAACGCCTTCCCGCGGACCCAGTTCTGCTCGATGCGCTGGTCGTCGCGGTTCGACACGTCGTTGAGGCAGGTGAACCCCCCAACGACATCCATCGCCTCGCTCTCGGAGACGTTTCGGCACTGCTCGCCGACCACGATCCCCAGTTCGGCCTCCCACTCGACGGTCTCCTTGCCCGCCGGGAGCGGGATCGTGTCGCCGTGTCCGGACACCGTGTTCGGCGGCTTTAGGAACAGCAGCGGCCGGTCGGGCAGCTCCATGCCCTCCTCCTCGGCGTGGTCGGCGTAGTTGAGGCCGACGCAGACGATCTTGCTCGGCTCTGTCGGGGGCAACACGTCGACCTCGGCGGGATCGTACGTCCGTCCGCCGAACTCGATCCCGTCGTCGGTCCAAGTGCCGTTGCGAACGCTCCCTGCGGGGTCTTCGAATCGGACTCGTCGCATACGACTAAGTCACTCCCAACCAACAAAAACATTCTGATAGGCCAGTGGTCAACCGCTCCCGTGGGGCCGTCGGCTCGGTCTCCGGGGCATCCAACTTGATTGGACACCATCGCTTCCGGAGATAGCGTGGATTCACGCTACCGTCCGCAGTGTATATCTCTATCTTTTATGCGAAATACGCCGTCGATAGGGCGATTTACAACCATAGATCTGTGATATCATTCCAACCTCTCTCAGTGAACTCTCCGCACCCTTCGTCCACCATGGGTGGACAATCGGGTCAACCGTGTAGCCCCGGGCCACGAGCCGCCTGCAATCCGTCAGTCCACCCGGTACTGCTCCGCGCCTTCGAAGGCCATCCCGTGGCCCGGCCGGTCCGGCGGCGTTATCTCACCGCC from Natrinema versiforme harbors:
- a CDS encoding fumarylacetoacetate hydrolase family protein; translation: MRRVRFEDPAGSVRNGTWTDDGIEFGGRTYDPAEVDVLPPTEPSKIVCVGLNYADHAEEEGMELPDRPLLFLKPPNTVSGHGDTIPLPAGKETVEWEAELGIVVGEQCRNVSESEAMDVVGGFTCLNDVSNRDDQRIEQNWVRGKAFDNAAPVGPVVATPDEVPDDAGIELRVNGEVEQNSGRDQFIFGVEELIAEITAYMTLEPGDVISTGTPAGVGPLSDGDVVEVEVEGVGTLENEFVRR